Genomic DNA from Lactuca sativa cultivar Salinas chromosome 8, Lsat_Salinas_v11, whole genome shotgun sequence:
CAAAAGATGTGCTAGCTAATATAGAGGATGCTTGCAAGGTAAATCACCACACAAAGGCTTCCATCTCCTTCAAAAATCACTAAAAACACCAAAATGAGTTCACAATTGTAATGGAGGCTAAGGTTAGGATTCTGAGCTTTAGAGTGATCATGaaatcctagccttgatgttctTTAACTAGGGCCCAAAGATTAGGGGTTTTCTCTAAAAACAAATGCCACGGCGTAGCACCTATGGTCACGCCGTGGCGGATCATTTAAGTTTGCGACCCAAATCAATACTGCCACGCCTTCAGCTCCACCACGTCGTGACCACCCAAAGTAAAGGTTTAATTCTAAAAAATTGGCTCAAACATGGGACGAGAGTTACACACAAGTTCGATGAATTTGGCCTACGAAATCCAAGGTTCGCACTCCCTGCATGCGAGTAAGAATTGGaataaaaccatagacacaagcttGAATGCATGATAGCTTGAAAGCCTATCATGCATTCAAGCTTATAAACTCACTTGAGTACGGTCTTTCTACCAATGTGGGACTCATTCCCATACTCACCTCTCTTGCCAACTTTTTTTCTAAAATACGCAGTTTTGAGTGTCGATATTTCATTCAAATATACTCTATTTTAGACATACGATATACCATTCCTAAGCTCTCACGGAAGAATACAAACCCACTTAGAGTTAattatatatacaacatatgtatatatctatatatgtCCAAAGTTAGTAAAAATAATAACATATAGATATTTATACTAAAATTTCCAACGGACGGAGGCAAGAGACACAAGGGTTGATGACCTTGGTAATTTTAGGGCATTAGGTACTAATTGGGAGCGAAAGTACCAGTCAATGGTCAATGACCTTCCACATCCATTATAACATTtacttaaaaatataaaaactaatttttctaaTATGAACACTAAAAActaaataataaatcatatagATACCGTGTAAACACATCATGGTGTTAAGCTGTGTCTAATATTCCATATAGAATGGCAAATCAGCTTGGCAATCTAAAAATTAGTTAAAATGGTACAATCAACAAATTAACAAAGTTAAGTGGATTAGAATATACCTTAAAAATAATTATTGGccaaataagtaaaaaaaatgaaTAGTTCGTTAGTTTAGAATGAAATTATCCTTGAAATTTACAATTTATAATTTCCAAGACAATGATTTATATGCATATtttcatattaatataaaaatatctCAATTTTCTCCCTTGTGAGCGAGTTCTTAGACAGGTTGGATTCCTTTTATATTTTCCAACTCATGGTTGTTACTCGAGACGAGTTGTGACACAATATTAGACTCTTGGAATACTTTGGTGGTGGGGGTAAGGCAAACAAGTAGTTGTTGAAACTTAAAAAACGGAAACATGATATTATAAGTTGGAGATCTCATATATACATCATAGAATTCAAAGaattttcaaatcttttaaaacatattAATGAATTGGAGATTAAGGCTATGTTTgcggactagctgaaaagctagctgttaaataaaaaactagctgatagctgaaaagttagctgataaaaaataacgtttggtaaaactagctgaaaagctagctgaaatatataaaattacataaaaggacatgtaagaatatgtgtttctataattaattaaggggtgtatttggaaaatttaaaaaaaaaaaagcttctaaaaagctagtctaaatagcttttcaaaaagttagcttataagctactttttggcttaccaaacatgacaacataaaaaaaactcgaaaaataaactagcttatcagctagctgtggcgTGCCAAACACAGCCTAAAGCAGAGTCTATAAATATCTCTTCTCCAAAGAGATGTGCTAGCAAAAAATTGGAAAAGTACGCTGTTAGAAATTGATACCTTATTACCATCAAAATGTTAGATCTTAGACAAAAAGCGATAAATAAAATGGAATGTTGAAGGAGATGAAAACGGTAAAAAGAATCATGAGGTTATAAATGGAAATATAAGGGAAAACAGGATAAACATACTCATAATTGATGATGAATGGTCTATGaatccagaaaaaaaaaaataaataaataaagatgaGGTTTGGAAGTTCTTCTCTTCAAAATTCAATGAGGTTCTCTCGCATAGGCCGAagtttataaattcaaatttcaaaaagtTGTTAACCGAAGATCTTTGATATTCATTCTCATTTTTGGAAATAAAGGAAACGGATTGGTGTTGTGGAAATGAAAAAGATCTGCAACTTGATGGCTTTACTTTTAAATTTACAAAGggcttatcatattttttttaaaagtgttattttttattataacaagAACTTTGAATTGATTAGAAAGATTAATATAGTTGCAAGGCATCTTTTATCTCGCTTATCTATAAAGTTAGAGATCATTTATCTTTAAAAAAACTTAAGACCGGTGAATTTAATTGGACGCATACACAAAATTTTGCCTAAAATCTTTGCCTTACGTCCCAAGAAAATGTTGGGCAAAATTGTAGGGCCAAAGCAATCAACTTACATCGAGGGGAGAAGTATCCTTAATGGTCCCTTGGTGATCTCATGATCAATAAATACTACACATGAGCCAACATGgtttaaaataaaaacttaaataAATTTAAGGTTGATTTTGATAAAACGATTTACTTTACAATATTTTGACTTGGTTAGAAGTCAAATTGAGTTTATTAAAACGTggcataaaaaaaggtttttatgAGAAAATTTGCGATTAGGAGGAGGTGAGGCAATGCGACCCCCTTCATTCTTTTCTATCATTGTTGTGAAAGGGCTTAGTGTTACGATGCTCAATATGTTTTTGAAGAGATTTCTTTTTCGAATTgttgatttttaaaagttaagtgatcaaatCAAAAGTTAAGTAACTAAATGAGAACAAAGCTAAaagtttgataatattttaaaacttaaaaagaattAAATTACCAAATAAACACGAAACCAAAAATTAAGGGATAAAAATAACCTAAACATAAGGATTTATATAGATAAATCAGCATTCTTTGTTGGAAGCCCACTAAATTGACTTTTAACTTATCTTGGACCCTTATTGGGGCCAATATGGAGCTAGCCAATAATTGAATCTCACTTGTGGCCAGTTTGTAATTGTTGTTAGCTTGTCTACGAACATCGTAAATTGATgctgaaatttgaaataaaatatcTGTACTTTTTGcgtaaaaactcaaaatacaaTTACAATTACGTCCAGAAATAACACGATATGGTAACAAGTAAATCTGCTTATAGTTATGACCAAATAAAGAGTTGGGagtataattataataattttattaaaGTATAAAATATTACATTCAGTTACAAAATCAAAGAAATTCAACAAGTACAGATTTCTTTTTATCATGTTATATTGGTAAAATATAAAATACCAATAACTACCTCAAAAATTTAtacaaaaatttttattttttttttatacatataattGCAAGCCGAAATCAGGAAGTTGAAAATTTATACTCAAATCGATCGATTATAACTGTTTATATTACATTATTTGGTCAATTGGATTTGGTCCTCTGTTTTTCATTGGCCATTGTTGATGTGTTGACGTTGTGGAAGCCGGAACCGGAGCTGAGACGCCGGCGACTTGACGGCGACGCCGTGCCAACAGATTCCTCCTCGACACATCTCATGCTCCGCCTCATCGCCGTCACGTGTCACCACCGTGTAAGTCGCAGCTTTACGAGATACATCCCACGTCAAAGCTCCGAGCAACAAAACTCCAACTGCCGCCGTGGATAGAATCAACACCGATGCTCCGCCGTAGCTCCGCCCACTCAGCTGGCCGTATGCTTTGATCGCTGCTATTACCGCCAAGTAGAGCATCATCAAATTGCGAACCACCACATCAGAAACCGCCATCGCAATCAAAGAAATCAACAGAGGAAAATCGATTTCTATTGATTTGAATGCGAAGAACAAACTTAAATTGAAATTTGGGGATTTCAGAAAATCTGGAGGGTATTAATTGCAGAATGTTGGGTGGGTTTTTTTTGGGTTTTCTAGTACCTCACCTCACTCTTATCTACCACAATTTAGGGTTAAAtcaatattttcagagtaaaatATTTCAGTGTCAAGGTAAGATATTAAGTTACTGCACGATGTACAAGTAGCTATTGCGTAGTCTTTCTGGATTAGAAAAAACCTTTTCTGAATATTGATTTAAATATTATGTTGGTTACGATGAAATTTCTGATTACACCTCGCATTTGTTTCTCTTTGACAAATTGGATCCAGCAAATAACtttcttattttatataaaaaggtAGAAGATATTTTGTCATTGTCACTTTATTCAAACTAGAGAAGATATTTTCTCATTCCTCTATTATATTAATCATAACAATTTATGAGCATTGATGTGAGTTAATATGatttaaaaggtaaattgttGTTATTTCCTATCATGGTTCAAACTTTATAATatccattttaatttttttatcattAATATTTCTCTCATCTCTAGAAACGATGAGCGGATTTGTACCTACGCCAAATATAAAACATTGTATTGAACTTGGACTTGATTTAATGCTCGTTTTGTGACTTTGCCATTGAATTcggtttataattttatttttataaatattctaTGGCTAAGAAAAATATGGTCGAAAATTAGGTATTGGTTGGGGGATTAAAGATTTGCACCTTGTGGTTTTGGTCAAATGCGTTTGGAGCTGCAATGTTGTTATTTGCTCTCATTTTAGTAAGTTTTAAAGATTTTTGGTTTTTTGATAGTTTGTTGATTGAATCAAATTTTATTGAGTTAAATGAGACTTAACTTATAATCAAACCCAATAAGAAGCATATCCAACTATCCAAGGCTATGTGATCAAATTAAAACTTTCTAATTATAGTATCGAATAGTCTGTATTTTGACCGAGTCCGTTTCAATAAAAAACATATCAAATAGACCGATATAGACCTTATTTAAAGAATAAAATATCTTTATGATGTTTATCGGACTTGGTCTTTGCTAATTTTATCTCTAGTAAAATCTTTCGGGTGTTAGAAAGAAAAAATCAAAtatctaaaatatttttaataGAATAAAGAAGTTATAGATAAAATTTAAGTTCTTCTAATATTATTAGTTATTAACAAATGGAATAGAAATAGGAAATGTGTTCATGAGAATCTTTTATCCATTATAGTGGTAACTTCACTTTTGTAAAATATATAATACTCTTTTTTTTGGTAACATATATAATACTCttttttgtaaaatatataaTACACTTTTGTAAAGGTTACTAAATATTTGTATTCTATTGGTTAAGTAGTTGGTTATATATTTGTCATTTATGGTATTTCTTGTGAGGTGATAAGGAAAAGTTATTTTGTTTGGGATGTTGATATAAAGTTCAAAGAAGCAAACTGAAACTAAGTATAATATGTATACTCACAAGTCACACCATGACAAATATATGGCATAGTCATTTACATATCTCTCATAATGTTAATTTTTTATATCCATCTTGTATTTTATTCTTTCTTACTTATTATTTAAATTGATGTTAGTTAACCGATCACATATTTAACCAGAATTAATATAATTTCAATTTAAAGATTTGAACATGCATATATAATAGTATTTTAACACAATTTATCATATCAAGTGTTATTATAtactaaatcaaaataaaaaagaagaaaCCGAAATGGAAAAGATTTAATGAATCATAGATATGTTTGTGAAATTatatttcattattaaaaataaaaattatggatTAATacataatttaataaattattttattaaaacttacATATTTAAGATGATGAATAATAAGAGACATTTATTATAATTCTATATCAACCTagaaaacgaagaagttatattCATTTCTCAAACAATTTAATGCTTAAAACTTAGAAGTGTTATATATTTGgattaatgaaatgttttataaagtaatataaatatataaccgGCATAAAAATTTGACTTATAAAATCAATTCGAGATTTGGGCTACCATCGTTTATACATAAATCAGATTCAAAACGTGATGGGAGTATGTTGGATTATTTTAAAGTTGATGGATTGAAAGGTGTAAACCCCAAACATCAAGGGGAAAACTAAAAATTACTACCATAACTGTAAGCGAAGGTGACATCAGCACCGACACATGGACCTTACAAACGTGGTTATCATACATTTAATAGCGTTTTTTTAGGTTGTTTTGTATTAAATTATGTTATCGTTAGTTGAAAGTGTAACATCTTTAGTTTGAAAGTGTTAAATTATTATGAGATATCTAAAATTATC
This window encodes:
- the LOC111914281 gene encoding uncharacterized protein LOC111914281 — protein: MAVSDVVVRNLMMLYLAVIAAIKAYGQLSGRSYGGASVLILSTAAVGVLLLGALTWDVSRKAATYTVVTRDGDEAEHEMCRGGICWHGVAVKSPASQLRFRLPQRQHINNGQ